In one Lolium rigidum isolate FL_2022 chromosome 3, APGP_CSIRO_Lrig_0.1, whole genome shotgun sequence genomic region, the following are encoded:
- the LOC124699077 gene encoding elongin-C-like translates to MTGKGEAAAQHREAEEDGEMVGVVKLISAEGFEFVIDKKAAMVSNTLRNMLTSPGGFAESRDNEVRFPEISTAILEKICQYFYWSLHYASGKETAEFPIEPEITLELMMAANYLDT, encoded by the exons ATGACGGGTaaaggagaggcggcggcgcagcacagggaggccgaggaggacggAGAGATGGTGGGCGTGGTGAAGCTGATCAGCGCCGAGGGTTTCGAGTTCGTCATCGACAAGAAGGCCGCCATGGTCTCCAACACGCTCAGGAACATGCTCACCTCACCCG GTGGCTTCGCCGAGTCGCGCGATAACGAGGTCAGGTTCCCGGAGATCAGCACCGCCATCCTCGAGAAGATCTGCCAGTACTTCTACTGGTCTCTCCACTACGCCAG TGGGAAGGAGACGGCGGAGTTCCCGATTGAGCCGGAAATAACCCTGGAGCTGATGATGGCAGCAAACTATCTCGACACTTGA